A genomic window from Salvia hispanica cultivar TCC Black 2014 chromosome 5, UniMelb_Shisp_WGS_1.0, whole genome shotgun sequence includes:
- the LOC125188083 gene encoding thioredoxin H2-like: protein MGGVLSSIVGGQEDSAVESSEPSRVTAFHSSARWQLHFDASKKLNKLMVVDFTATWCGPCKFMAPAFDAMSAKYTDVDFVKIDVDELADVAREFAVQAMPSFVLLKQGKEVDRVVGAKKDELENKILKHREAPKFAA, encoded by the exons ATGGGTGGTGTATTATCTTCGATTGTAGGCGGACAGGAGGATTCCGCCGTGGAATCGTCTGAACCGTCGCGCGTCACCGCCTTTCACTCGTCGGCGCGCTGGCAGCTCCATTTCGATGCCtccaagaaattaaataaactg ATGGTGGTGGATTTCACTGCGACATGGTGCGGGCCGTGCAAGTTCATGGCGCCGGCCTTCGATGCGATGTCCGCCAAATACACCGACGTCGACTTCGTCAAAATTGATGTCGATGAACTTGCT GACGTGGCAAGGGAGTTCGCAGTGCAGGCGATGCCATCGTTCGTGTTGCTAAAGCAGGGGAAAGAGGTTGATCGGGTCGTCGGGGCAAAGAAGGATGAGCttgagaataaaattttgaagcaCAGGGAAGCTCCTAAATTTGCTGCATAA
- the LOC125188967 gene encoding mitochondrial outer membrane protein porin of 34 kDa-like — translation MGKGPGLYSDIGKRARDLLYRDYNSDQKFTITTYSPTGVTLTSTGTKKGELFLADVNTQLKNKNITTDIKVDTGSNLFTTVTIDEPTPGLKAILSFRVPDQRSGKLELQYLHDYAGISSSVGLTANPVVNLSAVLGNNNLALGTDVSFDTKEGALTKCNFGASFINSDLIAALSVNDKGDTLSASYYHIVSPLSNTAVGAEVTHSFSSSVNTITVGTQHQLDPLTTVKARLNNGGKAYALIQHEWRPKSLVTISTEVDTKSIDKSAKFGLALALKP, via the exons ATGGGCAAAGGTCCAGGCCTATACTCTGATATCGGCAAAAGAGCTCGAG ATCTTCTTTACAGGGATTACAACAGCGACCAGAAGTTTACAATCACCACCTATTCTCCTACTGGAGTG ACCCTCACTTCTACGGGAACAAAGAAAGGTGAGCTATTCTTGGCTGATGTGAACACACAGTTGAAGAACAAGAACATCACCACTGATATCAAAGTCGACACTGGCTCAAAT CTCTTCACCACTGTAACAATTGATGAGCCTACTCCTGGATTGAAGGCTATATTAAGCTTTAGAGTTCCTGATCAGAGATCTGGAAAG TTGGAGCTTCAATACTTGCATGACTATGCGGGGATAAGCTCAAGTGTTGGTTTGACCGCCAACCCTGTTGTGAATCTTTCTGCCGTTCTTGGGAATAATAATCTCGCCTTGGGTACTGATGTGTCTTTTGACACCAAGGAAGGAGCGCTGACCAAATGCAACTTTGGCGCAAGCTTCATAAACTCTGATCTTATTGCTGCCTTGTCAGT GAATGACAAGGGTGATACCTTGAGTGCGTCATACTACCATATAGTGAGCCCATTGTCCAACACTGCTGTTGGCGCAGAGGTGACACACAGCTTCTCAAGCAGCGTGAACACCATCACTGTTGGCACTCAGCATCAGTTGGACCCATTGACCACTGTGAAAGCACGATTGAACAATGGTGGAAAGGCATATGCTTTGATTCAACACGAATGGCGTCCAAAGTCGCTCGTCACCATCTCAACTGAAGTCGACACCAAGTCTATTGACAAGAGTGCGAAATTTGGGCTGGCCTTGGCCCTCAAGCCATGA